A genome region from Microplitis demolitor isolate Queensland-Clemson2020A chromosome 1, iyMicDemo2.1a, whole genome shotgun sequence includes the following:
- the LOC128668185 gene encoding uncharacterized protein LOC128668185: protein MTLDQSTEEEASVPQTHDQFKQHKKLKPSNNNLDRFNRWKKRKSASESFISDEQEPINNLCEDIQLGVNIKETHNIYDKSVQVSSFENFSDNFVFSCDFDCKSSSVLTQATISSINNLKNYVITKDKSSGPDTPIFLSGFRGYNPIKNDKQLSAITEVTPEVFQLLLNMLPPTGLPFDGIATFFDVDPTCISRIFRDVSSILAQKTKNFIFWSSKEDVQETMPPAFKIHYPNCRVIIDCTEMKCEQPGLVLVRNHMYSDYKLGYTVKFSLGITHPGMISFKSECYGGRSSDPFITNDSNFLKLLEPGDEVMANQGFPDIKKSLDVPNAIIITPPFLHDRHLTEEEIEETYNIASV from the exons AAGCCTTCAAATAATAATCTGGATCGTTTCAATCGttggaaaaaaagaaaatcagcATCGGAATCTTTCATCAGCGATGAGCAAgaaccaataaataatttatgcgAAGACATTCAATTAGGAGTGAATATAAAGGAAACgcataatatttatgataaatcagTGCAAGTGtcatcatttgaaaatttcagtgataattttgttttttcatgtGACTTTGATTGTAAATCAAGTAGTGTTTTAACTCAAGCAacaatatcatcaattaacaatttaaaaaactatgtGATTACCAAAGATAAAAGCAGTGGACCTGATACACCCATTTTCTTGTCAGGATTTCGTGGATATAatccaataaaaaatgataaacaacTTTCGGCTATAACTGAAGTAACACCAGAAGTTTTccaattattgttaaatatgcTGCCGcca ACGGGTTTGCCTTTTGATGGAATAGCTACATTTTTTGATGTAGACCCAACATGTATTTCTAGAATTTTCCGGGATGTATCATCAATTCTAGCacagaaaacaaaaaactttattttctgGTCTAGTAAAGAAGATGTTCAAGAAACTATGCCACCAGCATTTAAGATACATTATCCAAATTGTAGAGTTATTATAGACTGTACAGAAATGAAATGCGAACAACCTGGTCTCGTGCTAGTCCGAAATCATATGTATTCTGATTATAAATTAGGATacacagtaaaattttcattgggAATAACACATCCAGGGATGATCTCATTTAAATCCGAGTGCTACGGTGGGAGATCTAGTGATCCTTTCATAACtaatgatagtaattttttaaaactactaGAGCCAGGTGATGAAGTGATGGCAAATCAAGGTTTTCCTGACATCAAAAAATCTCTTGATGTACCTAATGCTATAATTATTACACCTCCATTTTTACACGATCGTCATTTGACTGAAGAAGAAATAGAGGAAACTTATAATATTGCAAGTGTATGA